The Prochlorococcus sp. MIT 1341 genomic interval TTTTTATGGGAATGGGCGAGCCATTATTAAATATGGAGCAAGTGTTAATTGCTATACGCTCTATAAATCGCGATTTGGGAATTGGGCAAAGACGTATAACTATTAGCACTGTTGGAGTTTCGAACACTCTCCCAACCTTGGCCGAGCAAGCCATATCTATCCTGGGGAGAGCTCAATTTACTCTTGCGGTTAGCTTGCATGCACCTAATCAAGAGTTACGCGAGAAGATTATTCCTACAGCAAGGTCTTATACTTTTAATTCTCTTCTAGAAGATTGCAAGCATTATTTTTCGATTACAGGAAGAAGAGTGAGTTTTGAATATATTCTCTTAGGAGAACTCAATGATCAACCTGAACATGCTAATGAATTAGCGCAAGTATTAAAAGGTTCTCAGAGTCATGTTAATTTAATTCCCTACAACCCTATAGCTGATGGTCAATTTCGTCGCCCATCTTTTAATCGAGTAGCAGATTTTCGAAGAATTTTAGAGAGGAATGGCATCGTTTCCAGCATTAGGAGTAGTCGAGGATTAGATAAAAATGCTGCTTGTGGACAGCTTCGTCGTGATCATTCCCAAATGTTAACTCAGCCTGATGTGACTTACGAAGACCTCACGATTGGCTAGATATCATGACTTTTGTTGATTGGTTGATTCTTGGATTTTATTTATTGGGAACGCTTCTTTTAGGACTTTGGCTTGCTGCACGTAATAAGACAGAGGATGATTATTTTGTTGCTGGTCGTAGCTTAAGTGGTTGGCTTGCTGGGGCTTCAATGGCCGCAACAACATTTTCTATCGATACCCCTCTTTATGTTGCTGGATTAGTAGGTACTCGTGGCTTGGCCGCAAACTGGGAATGGTGGAGCTTTGGATTGGCTCACATTGCAATGGCTGTAATTTTCGCACCTCTTTGGAGAAGAAGTGGAGTGTTGACTGATGCAGCTTTTACAGAACTTCGATATGGGGGAGTGTCTGCTGCATGGTTGAGGGGGGTAAAGGCTTTTTTACTTGCATTACCAGTGAATTGTATTGGGATTGGATACGCATTTTTAGCTATGAGGAAGGTAATGGAGGCTTTGGGAATTGTTCAGGGGCGACTAATTGTCGGAGGCATGACCGACACGATGTTCCTTCTTGTTCTTGTAGCCGTACTAATGCTTGCTTACACTGTTATTGGAGGCCTTTGGGCAGTTGTTGTTAATGATCTAATTCAGTTAGCTCTAGCTCTTGTAGGGGCATTTGCGGTTGCAATGGCAGCTGTGCATGCTGCGGGTGGGATGACAAATTTATTGCACAAACTTGAGGAGTTGAACCGTCCTGAGTTGCTTTCATTATTCCCATGGCAATGGCAAAGTGGTCGATTTGAATGGATAGAAGGTGCAGGTATAAGTGTTGCAACCTTCAGTGCATTTTTGACTATTCAGTGGTGGAGTTTTCGCCGTAGTGATGGAGGAGGAGAGTTTATCCAAAGAATGTTGGCAACCCGTAATGAACAGGAGGCGACTTTAGCGGCTTGGGTGTTTCTTGTAGTTAATTATCTTCTCCGAAGTTGGTTATGGATTGTCGTTGCGCTTGCTTCGATAGTTTTACTTCCTACTCAGCAGGATTGGGAGCTTAGTTACCCAACCTTGGCAGTGAAATACCTTCCCCCAGTTGGATTAGGCCTTGTAGTTGTTTCTTTGGTCGCTGCTTTTATGAGCACTGTTAGTACAGCGGTGAATTGGGGTGCAAGTTATCTAACCCATGATTTATATCAGAGGTTTGTCAGACCTATGGCAACTAATTTTGAATTAGTGCAGGTTGGTCAAATTACAAGCTTCGTGCTTTTGGGACTAGGTGTTGTAACTGCTTTGTGGGCCGAAAGTATCGGTTCAGTTTTTAGATTGGTTATTGCTATTGGGACTGGTCCAGGCGTTGTATTAGTTCTGCGTTGGTTCTGGTGGCGTGTTAATGCTCAGGCAGAATTGGCTGCAATGGTTGCTGGATTTTTAATTGGATTTACAACCTCAGTAATTCCTGTTTTCCGCATAGAGGATTATGGCGTTAGATTGATTGCAACAACAGCAATTACAGCAGTTATTTGGTTAGTGGTTTTAGTATTAACACCTCCAGAATCAAAAGCTGTTCTGGAGCATTTTGTGACAAAGGTTCAACCACCTGGACCTGGCTGGAGAATTATTCGTAATCAATTAGGCGTTCAGCCACCTGAGCCCATTAACAGAATTTTTGCACGGTTTTTGTTAAGCGTAGGAGTTTTGTATGGAGGCTTACTTGGGAGTGGAGCCTTTATTCTTCATCAACAATTGTGTGGGTGGCTAGGAATTTCTATAGCAGGTATTTGCTTTATCGCCCTTTGGAGGGGATGGCTACGCAGAAGACTGGCTACTTTGTGATTCCGAAATCCTTATTTGGGTAGCAAAATGGATTAAAAGCTTTTGATGAATTGGGTTTCTTACGCTCAACCGTTCTTCCAGTATTGATAGTGGCTATTTTTGGGTTGGCCTTGATTGCGGTCAGTGCTCGGATTTGGCTACCAGGCGACATGCTGGCACCTGCGCCATTGAGTTGAGCTTAGATCTTTTAATTGGTTTAATGTTTTTGCATGACTGATGAACAGGAAAATTTGGTTCAAGAATCGCCGGTCAATTTGGCTATAGATCCAGATGTGTTAGCAAGTGAGTTAGCAGCTGAACTACTTGGAGATCCCCTTGATGAGATCGATTTTGAGGGGTTTGATCCAGATTCTCTGCAAATTGCTATGGAATGCGAGTCTGGCTTGACTTGGCTAAAGGAAGGGCATGAGCAACGTCTTCAGGGCTTAAGAGTTTTCTGTGAGCATAGAGATCCACGAGCCTTGCCACTGTTAATTCCCTTGTTAAAAGAGCCGTGCCCCGTTGAACGTATGAGTGCTGTTTATGCTTTAGGTCGAAACCCTTGTCCTAGGGCTTTGGACCTTTTGCTAAATCTTCTGAAAAATGACTGCAATGCTTATGTGCGGAAGGCAACGGCTTGGAGTTTAGGGAATTATCCGGATGATTTGGTGCTGCAACCGTTAATAAATGCGTTGAAGAATGATGTTTCAGCAGTGAGACTATGGGCCTCGAGTTCATTGGCTGATGTAGTCGGCACTTCTTCTGAAAAAGCTGCCAAAGCTTCTGAACAGCTTTTAATTAGCCTTAAGATTGATAGTGAGCCTGTTGTTCGCAGTAATTGCATATGGGCCCTTGGTCGAATTATTGAGAATTTAGAGGAGTCATTAAGAACCGCACTGATAGATGCTTTCTTTGATGTCTTGCTCAATGATGTTGAGTCTTCGGTGCGAGATGAAGCAAGAATTGTTTTGGAGCAATTAGGCACTGGGATTGTTAGGACTCGCCTTCAAGAGCTGATCGATGATGGCGTTTTGGTTTGAGTTTGCTAATGCTTACGCATTTGTGTAACAACTTATGCACAGAAGATGGAATTCTTTCTATAAAATCAAGCTCCTAAAGGATAAAACGGATGCCTCAAAGGACCTTACGTTTTCGGATTAGACAAGATGGTCGGGTGGAGGAGTCAGTAACCGGCGTTCTTGGTGAATCGTGTCAAGTACTTACAGAAAAGCTCGAAGCTGCTTTAGGCTCCGTTGAAGTTAACCATCAGACAGCTGATGCTTTCCGTGTTAACCAAGAAGAAAACCAGTCAATTTCTACTGAATTAAACTAATGTCTCATTTCAGCATTATTAAAACTCAACTTCGCAAAAAGGAGCATCTTCTAGCAGCTTTAAGAGATCTAGGCATGGTGGCAGAAGCTGAAGAGAAGCTGGTTAGAGGGTATAGGGGGCAAACTGTAAAGGCCGATCTTGCCGTTTCAGTTAACAAAGGATCAGATATAGGTTTTCGCTGGAACTCTTCAACTGATTCATATGAATTGGTTGCTGATTTAGATCTTTGGAGTCAGCCAGTTCCGGTAGAGCGTTTTCTTTCCAAACTTACTCAGCAATATGCACTTAATACAGTTC includes:
- a CDS encoding HEAT repeat domain-containing protein, whose amino-acid sequence is MTDEQENLVQESPVNLAIDPDVLASELAAELLGDPLDEIDFEGFDPDSLQIAMECESGLTWLKEGHEQRLQGLRVFCEHRDPRALPLLIPLLKEPCPVERMSAVYALGRNPCPRALDLLLNLLKNDCNAYVRKATAWSLGNYPDDLVLQPLINALKNDVSAVRLWASSSLADVVGTSSEKAAKASEQLLISLKIDSEPVVRSNCIWALGRIIENLEESLRTALIDAFFDVLLNDVESSVRDEARIVLEQLGTGIVRTRLQELIDDGVLV
- a CDS encoding DUF2997 domain-containing protein; the protein is MPQRTLRFRIRQDGRVEESVTGVLGESCQVLTEKLEAALGSVEVNHQTADAFRVNQEENQSISTELN
- a CDS encoding sodium:solute symporter family protein, coding for MTFVDWLILGFYLLGTLLLGLWLAARNKTEDDYFVAGRSLSGWLAGASMAATTFSIDTPLYVAGLVGTRGLAANWEWWSFGLAHIAMAVIFAPLWRRSGVLTDAAFTELRYGGVSAAWLRGVKAFLLALPVNCIGIGYAFLAMRKVMEALGIVQGRLIVGGMTDTMFLLVLVAVLMLAYTVIGGLWAVVVNDLIQLALALVGAFAVAMAAVHAAGGMTNLLHKLEELNRPELLSLFPWQWQSGRFEWIEGAGISVATFSAFLTIQWWSFRRSDGGGEFIQRMLATRNEQEATLAAWVFLVVNYLLRSWLWIVVALASIVLLPTQQDWELSYPTLAVKYLPPVGLGLVVVSLVAAFMSTVSTAVNWGASYLTHDLYQRFVRPMATNFELVQVGQITSFVLLGLGVVTALWAESIGSVFRLVIAIGTGPGVVLVLRWFWWRVNAQAELAAMVAGFLIGFTTSVIPVFRIEDYGVRLIATTAITAVIWLVVLVLTPPESKAVLEHFVTKVQPPGPGWRIIRNQLGVQPPEPINRIFARFLLSVGVLYGGLLGSGAFILHQQLCGWLGISIAGICFIALWRGWLRRRLATL
- the rlmN gene encoding 23S rRNA (adenine(2503)-C(2))-methyltransferase RlmN, whose translation is MPKNVLIGRSTKELEEWAISQGEPAFRGRQLHHWLYTKGAENLEAITVLPKAWRKSLLEDGYQVGRLKEIKRLVSLDSTIKLLLETNDGLNIESVGIPTDHRLTVCVSSQVGCPMACSFCATGKEGLLRSLDAYEIVSQVISIREVMGRRPSNVVFMGMGEPLLNMEQVLIAIRSINRDLGIGQRRITISTVGVSNTLPTLAEQAISILGRAQFTLAVSLHAPNQELREKIIPTARSYTFNSLLEDCKHYFSITGRRVSFEYILLGELNDQPEHANELAQVLKGSQSHVNLIPYNPIADGQFRRPSFNRVADFRRILERNGIVSSIRSSRGLDKNAACGQLRRDHSQMLTQPDVTYEDLTIG
- a CDS encoding DUF1257 domain-containing protein, which encodes MSHFSIIKTQLRKKEHLLAALRDLGMVAEAEEKLVRGYRGQTVKADLAVSVNKGSDIGFRWNSSTDSYELVADLDLWSQPVPVERFLSKLTQQYALNTVLSATAEEGFAVEKQANNLDGSIELVVTRWD